In Cydia fagiglandana chromosome 9, ilCydFagi1.1, whole genome shotgun sequence, a single window of DNA contains:
- the LOC134667301 gene encoding ER lumen protein-retaining receptor, whose product MNIFRLLGDLSHLLAIIILLLKIWKTRSCAGISGKSQILFAIVYTMRYLDLLTTYVSAYNTVMKLVFIVASCATVYLIYVKFRATYDHNHDTFRIEFLLVPCFVLALLIHHDFTVLEVMWTFSIYLESVAILPQLFLVSKTGEAESITSHYLFALGSYRALYLLNWVYRYVVEDHYELIAIVAGVVQTVLYCDFFYLYITKVLKGKKLQLPA is encoded by the exons aTGAATATATTCCGTTTACTTGGTGATTTGTCCCACCTTCTAGCTATTATAATACTATTACTCAAAATATGGAAAACGAGATCATGTGCAG GTATATCGGGAAAATCGCAGATACTCTTTGCAATTGTGTATACGATGCGATATTTAGATCTGTTGACGACTTACGTGTCTGCTTATAACACTGTTATGAAACTGGTGTTCATCGTCGCCTCTTGCGCTACTGTGTATTTGATCTACGTCAAGTTCAGAGCCACCTATGACCACAACCATGACACGTTCAGAATTGAGTTTCTGTTGGTTCCATGCTTTGTGCTGGCGCTGCTGATTCACCATGACTTCACTGTGCTAGAG GTCATGTGGACCTTCTCCATTTACTTGGAATCAGTGGCCATCTTGCCGCAGCTGTTCTTAGTATCGAAGACGGGTGAAGCAGAGAGCATCACTTCTCATTACCTGTTTGCCCTTGGATCTTACCGAGCCCTCTATTTACTTAACTgg GTGTACCGCTACGTCGTGGAGGATCATTACGAGTTAATCGCTATCGTTGCTGGCGTCGTGCAGACTGTACTCTACTGCGATTTCTTCTATCTTTACATCACGAAAG tTCTCAAAGGAAAGAAGCTGCAACTGCCGGCTTAA
- the LOC134667300 gene encoding protein SDA1 homolog has product MVRHNNQLPNNLTQLQNLIKRDPESYKEEFNQQLAHFETTLEIFNLNPTQYNKKLDEQSMFLAQVAQCYLEDMKFFPQKIIDILKSHNTTLHNDMRLALCKCLILLRNKNFITPFDLLELFFNLLKCQDKHLREFLKTHIITDIKNMNMKHKDMKFNSTLQNFMFSMLRNSDTKAAKLSLDILIELYHKNIWNDQKTVNIIADIGCFSKVTKVMVASLKFFLGRDEAEKEENSDSEDEVDPRDTMIANKFNKKTRKRDKMVEKVKKVAKKLKKKKEKAPVFNFSALHLLNNPQGFAEKLFKLMESSNERFEVKLMCLDVISRLIGLHNLFLFNYYPFIARLLLPHQREVTRILQFVAQASHELVPAEIIEPVMRAIANNFITERNSTDVMAVGLNAVREICARCPLAITEDLLRDLVQYKNYKEKSVMMAARSLIQLYRQSMPTLLHKKDRGRPTEASLELKTKKYGDMDIKDYVPGSEVLLEKKDITEDEKKKKKGNKKKGNESDSDDWVDVNSDESEIDISDSDENSDDGEEEEEEEVVEEEEDNDEDAGNKGNQPESNEANIDNVNTRKTLKAKRKLNKEDIAEKVETARNIAMETIFTDEDFKRIDAAQVKKHVSGVKRNKSVVEDEEESGELVQLSAIENIHKKRKHDKNARLESVLKGREERDKFGYKDRRKNIHCSKTNREKRKTKNYQMVKHKAKGKIKRSFKDKQIAFRNYLIKQKKMK; this is encoded by the coding sequence ATGGTACGCCATAATAATCAGCTGCCCAACAACCTCACGCAACTGCAAAATCTAATCAAGAGGGATCCAGAATCATATAAGGAAGAATTCAATCAACAATTGGCTCATTTTGAAACCACTTTGGAGATATTTAACCTTAATCCGACGCAATACAACAAGAAATTAGATGAACAATCTATGTTCCTAGCTCAAGTGGCCCAGTGCTATTTGGAAGATATGAAATTTTTTCCTCAGAAAATAATTGATATCTTAAAAAGTCACAACACGACTTTGCACAATGATATGCGTCTTGCATTGTGtaaatgtttaattttactGAGAAACAAAAATTTCATCACACCTTTTGATTTGTTGGAGCTGTTTTTCAACTTATTGAAATGTCAAGATAAGCACTTAAGAGAGTTCTTAAAAACTCATATCATAACAGATATTAAGAACATGAATATGAAGCATAAAGATATGAAATTTAATTCAACACTGCAGAACTTTATGTTTTCCATGCTGAGGAATTCTGATACCAAAGCTGCAAAATTATCATTGGATATTTTAATAGAGCTTTATCATAAGAATATATGGAATGATCAGAAGACAGTGAACATAATTGCTGACATTGGATGTTTTTCCAAAGTAACTAAGGTTATGGTTGCTTCATTAAAATTCTTTTTGGGCCGAGACGAGGCTGAAAAGGAGGAGAACTCAGATAGTGAAGATGAAGTGGATCCAAGGGACACCATGATTGCcaataaatttaacaaaaaaacaaGGAAAAGGGATAAGATGGTTGAAAAAGTGAAGAAAGTAGCAAAGAAGTtaaaaaagaagaaagaaaagGCTCCTGTATTTAATTTCTCTGCACTGCACTTACTTAACAACCCACAAGGTTTTGCTGAGAAACTGTTCAAATTAATGGAGTCATCTAATGAAAGATTTGAAGTAAAACTCATGTGCCTTGATGTCATCTCAAGGCTTATTGGATTGCACAATTTGTTCTTGTTTAACTACTATCCATTCATTGCAAGGCTCCTGCTGCCACATCAGAGAGAAGTCACTAGAATACTTCAGTTTGTGGCCCAGGCGTCCCATGAACTTGTACCAGCTGAAATTATAGAACCAGTCATGAGGGCTATTGCAAATAATTTTATCACAGAAAGAAACTCCACAGATGTTATGGCTGTTGGATTAAATGCAGTAAGAGAGATCTGTGCCCGCTGTCCTCTTGCTATCACAGAGGACCTATTGAGAGACTTAGTACAGTATAAAAACTACAAGGAAAAATCTGTCATGATGGCTGCCAGATCACTCATTCAGCTATACAGACAATCAATGCCCACTCTTTTGCACAAAAAAGACAGGGGAAGGCCAACTGAAGCTTCCTTAGAGCTTAAAACAAAGAAATATGGTGATATGGACATTAAGGACTATGTGCCGGGCTCTGAAGTTCTTCTAGAAAAGAAGGATATCACTGAGGATgagaaaaagaaaaagaaaggaAACAAGAAAAAGGGTAATGAGTCTGATAGTGATGACTGGGTGGATGTTAATTCAGATGAGTCAGAAATTGATATATCTGACAGTGATGAAAATAGTGATGatggagaagaagaagaagaagaagaggttgtggaagaagaagaagacaatGATGAAGATGCAGGAAACAAAGGTAACCAACCAGAAAGTAATGAAGCAAACATTGATAATGTAAACACTAGGAAAACATTAAAAGCCAAAAGAAAGTTAAATAAAGAAGATATTGCAGAGAAAGTTGAAACTGCAAGAAATATAGCAATGGAAACTATTTTCACTGATGAAGATTTTAAGAGAATTGATGCTGCACAGGTTAAGAAACATGTGAGTGGAGTAAAGAGAAACAAGAGTGTTGTAGAAGATGAAGAGGAGTCTGGAGAATTAGTCCAGCTCTCTGCTATTGAGAATATTCACAAAAAGAGGAAGCATGACAAAAATGCTAGATTGGAATCAGTTCTCAAGGGAAGGGAAGAGAGAGACAAATTTGGTTATAAAGACAGAAGGAAGAATATACATTGCTCTAAAACTAACCgagaaaaaaggaaaactaaGAACTATCAAATGGTCAAACATAAAGCTAAGGGCAAAATCAAACGATCATTTAAAGACAAACAGATTGCTTTCAGAAATTATTTGATTAAGCAGAagaaaatgaaataa